The genomic window gaatgtattcaGATTGCATTGTGTGAAGAGTTAATGCCATAAGTGTTTGTAACCTGTAAGAATGTAACCAATCTCTCTTGAtgactgtaaaagtgtatgttgctaaatgtaatgtgtcacaTGGTTATAATTGCCATTAAATGTAAACTGTTTGTGTAACCTCTGGAAACTATCTGTAAACGTGAATGTAATGTATCATCTCCGAAATGTAACCCGGAGAAGTATGTTAATGCGTTAAGATCAGTGACTTCTAGAATGTATTAGCTATCGTGAGAATTTTCCCAGCTATTGTGAGAATTTTCCCAGCTATTGTGAGAATTTTCCCAGCTATCGTGAGAATTTTCCCAGCCATCGTGGGAACTTCTAGAAGGTTCTAAACTGTCATGGGAAAATAGGATTGATTTGTCTCAGGAATGTGTGGGGGAGATTAAGTCCACCTAGTATAAATAGGGGTCGAACTAAACGGTCGGGGctgcttcttcttttttcttctacTGCTACGTGCTTTTTGCTGTTACGCTTGATTGTCAGGATTCGTTGTCCGTATTTCGTTGAGAAGCCAAGTGTTGGAACTTTGTGCCAGGCTGAAGCCGCGGACCGTAACCGTAGCCACGGACCGTAACCGTAACTCCGCACCACCTGTTGCCGGGATCGCACTGCTACTCCGACAGTAAGAGACTGCAGAACGATAATCAGCGGATTTTTTCCCTTCTTGAGGACTTACTCTTTTTTTCCTTATATACCCTTTTTCTCCGTTGGTGGATTTACTATTGTATTCTCTTCTCCGTATGTGGATtactcttttttatattttctatAACATTGTAACCTGCAAGTGGATATTACGCCGCATTTTGTAACATCACCAAAGTGCTGAAAAGTAAAGAACTCATTTAACCTTGGCATCCAATTCTTCAAGCagtattttttcttttcttggtTTTTCTACGAATTCCATCAGGAGGGTAAGATAACTGGTTCCTTCTGTGGTTATTCATCTGCTCTGTCTAAGACTTGGGTTAGTTGGACTTGAGTACTGCTGGACGGTAACAAAATCTCCATCCTTATAAAACCTGAGCaagaagtagcctataacctgtGTCTCTAGATAACTTCTAGGGTCAAACAACTTCGCACGTTAGCCAACTGTTCGAGACCTAGGCGTAGTCGCTCCTTATTTCATAaacaataaatcaataaatcCACCACGGAAGCCTGATCAACTTCCGAGGGGGATATTTAAAATAGGAGCAATTGGTTATCTGCGCCGCAGAGGGAAGACGTGCGACTGCACTCGACAGTAGGTCCCTGCTATCTACAATAACCTCAAGGGGGTATCGTAGGTCTTAACTGCCTAAGCCTGGGGTTACGTCTGAGAAACGGCTGACGTTGACTAGGTTCTGGGGGTTACCTGCAGGGGGCAACAcatcttgcaaaagctaacacaccttgcttaactcttcacaccttcgtaaaaattgtgttttcgtatcaaacagtaaacacaagccatcacaataataagcacacaatgtgccaactacacactgatggtatgaataaaaaacacatctggcttttgctttcctAGGGTTAAactgtcagtttgaggtcatacttttgtcatagttctgtaaacatacagggatccaaacttcaagtattagtgtttatttacacacatcgaaacaaacacaagtgtgtttttccaagtcaaaacacaaaatagcaatttcacaaagacaacaaaaaaatcagtctacatcgtgtcgtctctctcaaaatttcatctacatcacatgcaatgtcctagtccaaggcaccagtGAAAATATATTGTGGAATGCCgtcctgacatgacaatatccccacatgtagactgatttttttgcctgtaaaagggctatttctttctcttgttacccttcctcttccccctccccatcctccttgtcctcttcctctaacttcacctccttgtccttgtcatcctctccctctcacttcttcacctctgcgtcctcttcctcctcttcttcctcctacttcttcggcctcctctaattcttactcttctcactcttccagctccctccattgtacgcattgtacattacctgtggcttatttacagaagagtgcttaggctgattgcaaagttaactaattatctaaaacagtttttacatgagaaagtgtgccagagagaggcaaaatagtgtaaataatatccatacatgtgtatagatttgctaggagtgtgttgatcatttggaaattgaatgTAAAGCATGTaaagttgtgtttacagttctgcaAAAAGAGTGTTGTGCAGTGGATTGTGCCTACTGTACAGTTATGCAAAGCGCGTgctacaaaattgcaaactgagtgcaaagcagtgtttgtgcttttagttttgtgaACTCAGtaagtggttttgctataagtattaatagttttagaaattgtgctataagaatcacggttgtgtttaagcattcagaaaaaaaactcTAATACACTTATAATGTTACTCtatctgcactacaatggtactgttaccacactgcacatagctgtacagtatatctgtctatatggttcatactgtatatccatatttattctgtttttctcataatatattctgttaatacactgcatatatctatctttatactattatattgttactgctacatttcacatatctgtacatgttctTTATATATTGTTCATATCACATATTTAtttgccatatttattctgctcttatataGTAACTGCTAAAACACTGCATATATTTATATctcatttatattactctaaacttCTGTAAACCTACTGCATACTAccgtctacactgcactatattctTTTCCTGCCTATGcatcacctgtctatactttgtgtcacattgcacttttctgcttttttgcacttttggttagacgcaaactgcatttcattggcttcGTACTCTGCACAAAgacaaagttgaatctaatctaatcgaatctaatctaatctaatctaatgataATTTATGACTATGCTCCTGCTCCAACCTGAAGAAGCATcttaaagtagcctagcctaagtttagaaaaaaaaaaaaagtcgccTGTTGTAGTTTTACtggtcaccttgctattttatAGTTGTACTTAtatcaggtagcttagttgactttacattctcctatgtgggcctaacacattcagccatttggaacagaagaacacaccaTATGCCTGTTTAGTAAGTAGGATTTGATGGCCACATTcctacacttataaaatgcaattcaatgtGGAAGTAATCCaagtattcagaatacgttACTCAGCTTGAGTAATGTAATGGAATAcgttacaaattacatttgtgggtatgtattctgtattctgtaacggaatacgtttTTAAAGTATCCTTCCCAACACTGACGAATGATTACCCACCCTGTCAGAGAGGTCTGACTGGGGCGCTGTGGATGCATAacctgttaaaaaaaataacgtttTGGTGCCCCTAGTTGGCACCAATTGGCCCAATATGGGCCACTGGCTCATGGACTATGTGGTCCActgagtgtttgtgtcttgagggaagaagaggagaatgTGTTCCAGTGGAGGGAGATCTGGCCTGAGTAGATTCTGTGAAGTTAACAAGTGGTGCAATTACATATAAATCAAAGGGTTTGTATAAAGGCTGTTATTTTATTGGCAACTGTGAACAACTGCATGATTATAAAGAGGCAAAAACCTTATAATAAATGTCTAAGCCATCCAACCCATGCATGCTTTCACATAGCAGTAATATTTTATCAATCCAAGCCTGGTGCAAGATGTTATCTAAACCCGAGAAATAGATTGCCAACTCATAATGAACAGGCAAAATGCAACTGCGTAATGTCCTCCCAGCACTCACTTACAGCATATGGGCAGTCCAAAGAAAAGTCTAAGCCAAAGTGTTAGAAACATATATGCTATTGTTAATCATTCTCGGTCACATCTGCATGAGCAGCCTCATCAAATATTGCCACAACACTTGTGTTTCCCATGACTTGGTCCTATAATATTTAGAACTTTGTGGTATGTATCCGTGTGGTGCGTGTTTCGCAGTGTCCAAAAAGGTGTGTTTCGCAGTGTCCTAAAAGCGCCCGATTGGAATGTACACATTCGCAAAAAAGACATCGTCATTGCTTTTACGTGTAACAGAGGCTCATGTCTTGGTCTGTGGTACTTCTTTGTCGACGTATTGCGCGGTTTTACTATCATTATGTGCATGTTTTCCTCACACAACTCAGACTGACTGCAACCTCTCCACCTAGAGGTCCGAATGTTTCAGTTCGTTGCAAAAGTGATAATGGGCAATCATAAGCCCCCGTATATTCATTTTAACGTGTAGTCTGTGCTCTTCACAACAGACATTTTCTTGTTGGTAAATGTCGTGTTGCTACTCGTATTTCTTACAAAGAAGTGTGTGGAGAAAACACAAGTGATCTCTTCTCCACAGTAAGACCGGGACAGCTCTCACTCTGCTGAGTCTAAATGGTTCTCATGTTTATTTTAAGTCCAGCCCACCGGCTTTCGCAGCCATTCATTCTCTCAGGACTCCCGAGTAGTCTGTGCGTGAAATCTAAACGACACAATGGCAGAAACAGCTCCAGCTGCGGCACCAGCAAAGGCCCCTAAGAAGAAGGCGCCACGACCCAAGAAAACTGGCCCGAGTGTGGGCGAGCTCGTCGTCAAGGCAATCTCTGCTTccaaagagaaaaaaggagttTCTCTGGCGGCGCTGAAAAAAGCACTGGCGGCTGGTGGATACGACGTGGAGAAGAACAACGCTCGTGTCAAGCTGGCCATCAAGAGTTTGGTCACCAAGGGAACTCTGGTCCAGACTAAAGGGACCGGCGCGTCCGGCTCCTTCAAGCTGAACAAGAAACAGGCAGTGGAAAAGAAGAAGCCGGTAAAGAAGGCAGCTCCTAAAGCCAAGAAGCCTGCAGCGAAGAAACCTGCCGCGGCAAAGAAGCCCAAGAAGGCAGCAGCCAAGAAGCCTGCGGCCGCCAAAAAGTCTCCGAAGAAAGCAGCCAAGAAGCCCGCCACGCCGAAAAAGGCAACGAAGAGCCCGAAGAAGGCCAAGAAGCCCGCTGCCCCCAAGAAGGCAGCGAAGAgcccaaagaaagtaaaggcaGCGAAACCCAAGGTGGCTAAGCCTAAAGCTGCCAAGCCCAAAAAGGCCGCGCCTAAAAAGAAGTAAATGTTGCGCGCATTCTTCGGGTCTATTTCACCATGTGTACAgaaaggctcttttaagagccacccaaACGCTCTCTGAATGCTTTTATTCCATCAGTGCCTGCTGGTTGGCAAACCAAATTCGGTTTGCAAATACACATTCATACTCGGCTCCTTTTACATGCTCACAAAACCCTTACTGCATCATAGATCAAATTAATGAGTCCATAAGCTATCCGAGAGGGACATATTAACAAAAGTGAGTGGTATTAAGTAGTGTCACTATTCACTAATGCAATACAAGTACTAGTTAGCTAGCTCAACTTACCCCAGCCTTGGTGGCTTATCTAACCCCTCAACCCACCATCTTGAAAGAACATGCTTCTCACAACAAACCAAGGGTAACATTTACGATTCTGTGTAGGCTTCACATCATAGCTTAAGGGGGCAACAATTGAGGTGTAATGCGTCTGCATGTTCTATTCACATTTCTCTAAATCATCTCTGGACATGAATGGAATCCAATCCGAGAGCAAAAaatcatatcacacacacacacacacacacacatatctatctatctctatatatatataaaatagaaAAGTGGTACTTTAAGACAACATCTCCTCcagaatatatatgtgtgtgtttatatatattttaccacatGTGCCATGTGCTGTACCTTTCCACAGATTGTAAGGAATGAAAAATTGCTGTCACATGATAAAACGTATTGGTTTCCTAGAAAAAAAGGGTGGTTCATCTTACCCCTATGCCTGTTGGGTTGTGTATacaattttaaaatacattataTTGGGTAAGTTATTACGGTAACACATAATAACTTCTAACTAATGCAACAGATGCATCCAAACATGAAACAAAGTATCCAAAACCTTGCAATACAACAATTTCagcttgttacattgtaatagcCAGTACTACCAGTGCCAAATGTGCCCAAAATATCTCAGGACGTCTCGTTGGTTTACTGGGTATTATAAGTTGAACCTCTGGAAACTTCGCTGTAAGTTTACCTGGGAAACTACTTCTCGAATTTGCTATATGCTTTTTTTATGATTGAGCTGACGGTCTAAAAGGAAAGTGGAAGTGTTATACGCGCCAAATAGATTTCAAAATGATGTCATGCAACGAACTACACGTTGATTGGCTCTGACCATTGTGTTCTCAGCCAGTGAGGCACGGAGCAGCACCGTGCCGCTGTGGGATAATAAGTCTTGCCTTGCCACGTCTTTGCATTTGAGTATTCAGACGAACTCTCAACACCTACTGAAAAATGAGCGGCAGAGGCAAAACCGGTGGCAAGGCCAGAGCAAAGGCCAAGACTCGTTCATCCAGGGCTGGACTTCAGTTCCCCGTGGGCCGTGTCCACAGGCTGTTGCGTAAAGGCAACTATGCTCAGCGTGTCGGCGCTGGTGCACCAGTctatttggctgctgtgctcGAGTACCTGACTGCTGAGATCCTGGAGTTGGCCGGCAACGCTGCCCGTGACAACAAGAAGACCCGTATCATTCCCCGCCATCTGCAGCTGGCTGTGCGTAACGACGAGGAGTTGAACAAGCTGCTCGGCGGAGTGACCATCGCTCAGGGTGGTGTACTGCCTAACATCCAGGCTGTGCTGC from Alosa sapidissima isolate fAloSap1 chromosome 9, fAloSap1.pri, whole genome shotgun sequence includes these protein-coding regions:
- the LOC121718351 gene encoding histone H1-like, with the protein product MAETAPAAAPAKAPKKKAPRPKKTGPSVGELVVKAISASKEKKGVSLAALKKALAAGGYDVEKNNARVKLAIKSLVTKGTLVQTKGTGASGSFKLNKKQAVEKKKPVKKAAPKAKKPAAKKPAAAKKPKKAAAKKPAAAKKSPKKAAKKPATPKKATKSPKKAKKPAAPKKAAKSPKKVKAAKPKVAKPKAAKPKKAAPKKK
- the LOC121718375 gene encoding histone H2A, with the protein product MSGRGKTGGKARAKAKTRSSRAGLQFPVGRVHRLLRKGNYAQRVGAGAPVYLAAVLEYLTAEILELAGNAARDNKKTRIIPRHLQLAVRNDEELNKLLGGVTIAQGGVLPNIQAVLLPKKTEKSK